The Salvia miltiorrhiza cultivar Shanhuang (shh) chromosome 1, IMPLAD_Smil_shh, whole genome shotgun sequence genome has a window encoding:
- the LOC130992837 gene encoding uncharacterized protein LOC130992837: protein MELELGLKLTSVTDEFTSDFRIAKDRASPVFVSRETDSMFFLTAHLRGYKRRNIKIDINEDGSLIGIGGEKQVQETVMVGWKVYKKEGEIKGFKKVFRIPQGVILDKIKAKFNNDESTLSITMPKKEKGIRVGTAIEEVEDKPELVRAGSGSLQIADEKSPKAETSNLEMDEKSKARIGENEAVDQAPSNSGEAKPEEEKHQEKPEEEKHQEKPVSAHDFKDGKVDHVEADTCREDEEKQRNTDDVRGITEPKEHEEKDEPDTYKQDLDKRLDKDRVEPSAIEPKEHEEKDEPDTYKQDLDKRLDEDRVEPSAIEPAEEAPEAEPVPVEGDGERPPEKRFKLCLPIVAGSTLLLTFVVFVFQMIRSKNQTSRRRD from the exons atGGAGCTCGAATTAGGACTCAAGTTAACGAGTGTCACCGACGAGTTCACCTCGGATTTTCGGATAGCAAAAGACCGCGCCAGCCCCGTCTTCGTGTCTAGAGAAACAGATTCCATGTTCTTCCTCACTGCTCATCTCAGAG GTTATAAGAGAAGGAACATAAAGATCGACATAAACGAGGACGGGAGCTTGATCGGAATAGGCGGCGAAAAGCAGGTGCAAGAAACGGTAATGGTGGGGTGGAAAGTTTAcaagaaagagggagagatcaaggGATTCAAGAAAGTTTTTAGAATTCCACAAGGGGTGATCTTGGACAAGATCAAGGCCAAATTTAACAACGACGAATCGACTTTGTCGATCACCATGCCGAAGAAGGAAAAAGGAATCCGCGTGGGCACAGCCATTGAAGAAGTCGAGGACAAGCCGGAGCTCGTTAGGGCGGGGTCCGGGAGTTTGCAGATTGCCGATGAAAAGAGCCCGAAAGCAGAGACTTCAAACCTGGAGATGGATGAGAAATCCAAGGCAAGAATCGGAGAAAACGAAGCAGTTGACCAAGCACCTTCCAATAGTGGTGAGGCGAAACCTGAAGAAGAGAAACACCAAGAGAAACCGGAAGAAGAGAAACACCAAGAGAAACCAGTTTCAGCTCATGATTTCAAAGATGGCAAAGTTGATCACGTGGAAGCTGACACGTGCAGGGAGGACGAGGAGAAACAGAGAAACACAGACGATGTACGAGGAATAACTGAACCTAAAGAACACGAGGAAAAAGATGAACCGGATACTTACAAGCAAGATCTTGATAAAAGATTGGACAAAGACAGAGTCGAGCCTTCCGCCATTGAACCTAAAGAACATGAGGAAAAAGATGAACCGGATACTTACAAGCAAGATCTTGATAAAAGATTGGACGAAGACAGAGTTGAGCCTTCCGCCATTGAACCTGCTGAAGAAGCTCCAGAAGCTGAACCTGTGCCGGTAGAGGGTGATGGAGAGAGGCCTCCGGAGAAAAGGTTCAAATTATGTCTGCCCATCGTTGCTGGCTCGACTTTACTTCTGACAT